Proteins encoded within one genomic window of Candidatus Giovannonibacteria bacterium:
- a CDS encoding extracellular solute-binding protein produces MDKLQIAIIGGAVILAVVVVLVFTGAMPGLRMDEGTAANLVMWGFGDEALMRDLILKFSESRPNFEVRYKRVTTENFENDLLNALASGNSPDVIVFPAGYLKKHKDKLASAPPILFTEREIRQNYVDAGAVFLGDKKEVLGAPFYADAAVLYWNKDIFSKNLLTLPPKTWDEFLDDAAKLTKKDSSGNILISGAALGRGTNIKNAPLVLTALFLQSGEKIINNSGEVVLNNPLNVGQTTLRPAESSLRFMTDFANPRKTAQGWSGALPEAEEFFIAGKLAMYLGRISEYVEITNKNPHLSFGVSPLPQLADAPKNITAGEIFALAVPKASRNQRQSWEFIKFLSEQENSAAYADKAANVSLRRDILPNYLGESAKSAFAESVLALQIWPNPDPLRTDAIFRELIEDAATGRSTTLRDALEKAKSRLGEI; encoded by the coding sequence ATGGATAAACTGCAGATAGCGATAATCGGCGGGGCGGTGATACTGGCGGTCGTTGTCGTTCTGGTGTTTACCGGCGCAATGCCGGGCCTGCGCATGGACGAGGGAACTGCGGCAAACTTGGTTATGTGGGGGTTCGGCGACGAGGCCTTGATGCGCGACCTTATTTTAAAATTTTCAGAGAGCAGGCCGAATTTTGAAGTGCGCTACAAAAGGGTTACCACGGAAAATTTTGAAAACGACCTTTTAAACGCGCTGGCCAGCGGGAACTCGCCCGACGTTATAGTTTTCCCGGCCGGCTATCTTAAAAAACACAAAGACAAGCTCGCCTCCGCCCCTCCGATTCTCTTTACGGAAAGGGAAATCCGGCAGAACTATGTTGACGCGGGCGCTGTTTTTCTGGGAGATAAAAAAGAGGTTCTCGGCGCGCCGTTTTACGCCGACGCAGCGGTGCTTTACTGGAACAAAGACATTTTTTCAAAAAACCTGCTCACGCTCCCGCCAAAAACTTGGGACGAATTTCTTGACGACGCGGCGAAGCTTACAAAAAAGGATTCTTCCGGAAATATCCTTATCTCCGGCGCGGCTTTGGGGAGGGGGACAAACATCAAAAACGCTCCCTTGGTTCTGACGGCTTTATTTCTCCAATCCGGCGAGAAAATAATAAATAATTCCGGCGAGGTTGTCTTAAACAATCCCTTAAACGTCGGGCAGACGACTCTCCGGCCGGCGGAATCGTCCTTAAGGTTTATGACGGACTTCGCAAACCCGAGAAAAACCGCTCAAGGATGGTCAGGCGCCCTGCCGGAGGCGGAGGAGTTTTTTATAGCGGGCAAGTTGGCGATGTATCTTGGGCGGATATCGGAGTACGTTGAGATAACAAACAAAAATCCGCATCTGTCTTTCGGAGTAAGCCCCCTGCCGCAGCTTGCCGACGCCCCCAAAAACATAACCGCCGGCGAGATTTTCGCGCTTGCCGTGCCCAAGGCCTCGCGGAATCAGAGGCAATCCTGGGAATTTATAAAATTTTTAAGCGAGCAGGAAAATTCAGCGGCTTACGCCGACAAAGCGGCGAACGTGTCGCTCCGCCGCGACATTTTGCCGAACTATCTGGGAGAGTCCGCAAAGTCGGCTTTCGCCGAATCCGTTTTGGCGCTGCAAATCTGGCCAAACCCCGATCCCTTGAGAACCGACGCTATTTTTAGAGAATTAATAGAGGACGCCGCCACTGGCCGCTCTACGACCCTGCGCGACGCCCTGGAAAAAGCCAAAAGCCGGTTGGGAGAGATATGA
- a CDS encoding class I SAM-dependent methyltransferase has translation MPNGFMKPEEVLGVWDIRPGDKVADFGCGAGFFSLPLGQRVGPQGKVYALDIRPEALEATRAKIKLFHLFNIEPQRADLELPQGSGLRDESADKVLIANILFQAEDKNAVAKEAYRILKKGGSAMVVEWEDSASGAVPPLEHRISREEAKKNMEGAGFQFFKEFAAGSHHYGLIFNK, from the coding sequence ATGCCAAATGGGTTTATGAAGCCCGAAGAAGTTTTGGGGGTTTGGGATATCCGCCCGGGCGACAAAGTCGCCGATTTTGGCTGCGGGGCGGGATTTTTTTCATTGCCCTTGGGGCAAAGAGTCGGCCCGCAGGGGAAAGTCTACGCGCTGGATATCCGCCCGGAAGCGCTGGAGGCCACGCGCGCCAAAATAAAACTTTTCCACCTCTTCAACATAGAGCCGCAACGCGCCGATTTGGAGCTCCCGCAGGGCTCCGGCTTGCGCGACGAAAGCGCGGACAAAGTCCTTATCGCGAACATACTTTTTCAGGCGGAAGACAAAAACGCGGTGGCAAAAGAGGCATACAGAATTTTAAAAAAAGGCGGGAGCGCGATGGTTGTGGAATGGGAAGACAGCGCCTCCGGAGCCGTTCCTCCGCTTGAGCACAGAATCAGCCGCGAGGAGGCCAAAAAAAATATGGAGGGCGCCGGCTTCCAATTTTTCAAGGAATTCGCAGCCGGGTCGCACCATTACGGCTTAATTTTCAATAAATAA
- the ftsZ gene encoding cell division protein FtsZ: protein MPHIKPDIESFARIKVVGVGGSGRNAVNHMIRSKVRGVEFIAVNTDAQDLHQSLAHKKIRIGKEITKGLGTGMNAELGRQAAEETKDEIHEALKGADMVFITCGMGGGTGTGAAPIVAQAAKADGALAIGVVTKPFAFEGLERSRIAEGGLIKLREAVDALIVIPNDKLLSIVAKSTPFLSAFAMCDEVLRHAVEGISDLITVPGVINVDFADVRAVMQNAGSALMGIGLGRGEARAEEAARAAVSSPLLDISINGARGVLFAVSGGPDLTMWEINEAAKIITSSIDQDAKVIFGAIQDERLKKGDIKITVIASGFPDDHVGKSATLFGPMKVTQQAAPKIAQQTSSQNGAKKVIPQASEEDSDWDSIPAFIRRQRK from the coding sequence ATGCCGCATATTAAACCAGATATTGAATCTTTTGCCAGAATTAAAGTCGTAGGCGTTGGCGGCTCCGGCAGAAACGCCGTGAACCACATGATACGCTCCAAAGTGCGCGGTGTGGAATTTATTGCCGTAAATACAGACGCGCAGGACCTGCACCAAAGCTTGGCGCATAAAAAAATCAGGATAGGCAAAGAAATAACCAAAGGGCTTGGCACAGGAATGAACGCGGAGCTTGGCAGGCAGGCCGCTGAAGAAACAAAAGACGAAATCCACGAGGCGCTCAAGGGCGCGGACATGGTTTTTATAACCTGCGGGATGGGCGGAGGGACGGGCACAGGCGCGGCGCCGATAGTCGCCCAAGCCGCCAAAGCAGATGGCGCGCTGGCTATCGGAGTCGTCACCAAGCCCTTCGCTTTTGAGGGGCTGGAGCGCTCTCGCATTGCCGAAGGAGGGCTAATCAAGCTCCGCGAAGCGGTGGACGCGCTGATTGTAATTCCAAACGACAAACTGCTTTCTATTGTCGCCAAGAGCACTCCGTTTCTTTCCGCTTTCGCCATGTGCGACGAAGTTTTACGCCACGCGGTTGAAGGCATCTCCGACCTCATAACCGTCCCGGGAGTAATCAACGTTGATTTCGCCGACGTCCGCGCCGTCATGCAAAACGCAGGAAGCGCGCTCATGGGCATCGGCTTGGGGCGCGGCGAAGCGCGCGCCGAAGAAGCCGCCCGGGCGGCGGTCAGCTCCCCTCTTTTGGATATTTCCATAAACGGCGCGCGCGGAGTGCTTTTCGCCGTCTCCGGCGGGCCGGACCTTACAATGTGGGAGATAAACGAGGCCGCGAAAATTATCACCTCTTCAATAGACCAAGACGCCAAAGTGATTTTCGGCGCGATTCAGGACGAACGGCTTAAAAAAGGAGACATAAAAATAACGGTCATCGCCTCCGGCTTCCCGGACGACCATGTCGGCAAATCGGCGACGCTTTTCGGGCCGATGAAAGTAACCCAGCAGGCCGCGCCTAAAATCGCCCAACAGACATCCTCCCAAAACGGAGCAAAAAAAGTGATTCCCCAAGCGTCCGAAGAGGACTCCGACTGGGACTCCATCCCCGCCTTCATCCGCAGGCAGAGGAAATAG
- the ftsA gene encoding cell division protein FtsA, whose translation MRQSGAIGIDLGTDSVKAVAIETVPGESAARVVGVGAALGKGIRKGTITEPEEAGRAVKEAVRALEKSTGIKSRGAHIGIGGAGLAFQKSKGLVAVSRADGEITKEDASRAVQASETNLSRLQNKEVLHKFPVIYRVDNEIVARDPVGLLGIRLEAEVLFVTAFSQALKNAIKAFDEADVNIEEVIASPLAAAKAVLSEREKEVGVMLMDIGSNTTSIILFEEGLPYSLEVLPFGSANITHDIATGFRTTLEEAEKLKINYGSLRQESAPPKKTSRGGEDLVYGAYSKKKLSEIIEARLDDIFELAEKHLKKYERAGLLASGVALVGGGANLPGIEILARERLKLHARVAEPENLGGFKEKVKNPAWSVAVGAALTALDQNSSTSPFFRGRSGSLFHWLRAFLP comes from the coding sequence ATGCGCCAATCGGGAGCAATCGGAATAGATTTGGGCACGGATTCGGTCAAGGCGGTCGCCATTGAGACCGTCCCCGGAGAAAGCGCGGCGCGGGTAGTCGGCGTCGGCGCGGCGCTCGGAAAAGGAATCAGAAAAGGGACAATCACCGAGCCGGAGGAAGCAGGGCGGGCGGTTAAAGAAGCCGTGAGGGCGCTGGAGAAATCAACCGGCATAAAAAGCCGCGGCGCGCACATCGGCATCGGCGGCGCCGGGCTTGCTTTTCAAAAATCAAAAGGGCTGGTCGCGGTATCGCGCGCCGACGGCGAGATTACCAAAGAAGACGCCTCCAGAGCAGTGCAGGCGAGCGAAACCAATTTAAGCAGGTTGCAAAATAAGGAAGTCCTGCATAAATTCCCGGTCATCTACCGCGTGGATAACGAAATTGTGGCGCGCGACCCGGTGGGGCTGTTGGGAATCCGGCTGGAAGCGGAAGTTTTGTTCGTTACCGCTTTTTCACAAGCCCTAAAAAACGCCATAAAGGCCTTTGATGAGGCGGATGTGAATATAGAAGAGGTCATCGCGAGCCCCTTGGCGGCGGCGAAAGCGGTTTTGAGCGAGCGGGAAAAAGAGGTCGGTGTGATGCTAATGGACATCGGCTCAAACACCACCTCAATCATTTTATTTGAAGAAGGGCTCCCTTATTCGCTGGAGGTTCTTCCTTTCGGGTCGGCCAATATTACCCACGACATCGCGACGGGATTCCGCACCACGCTTGAAGAAGCGGAGAAGTTAAAAATAAATTACGGTTCTCTGCGCCAAGAAAGCGCGCCGCCCAAAAAAACTTCGCGCGGCGGAGAGGATTTAGTTTACGGAGCTTACTCCAAAAAAAAGCTTTCTGAAATAATAGAAGCGCGGCTGGACGATATTTTTGAGCTCGCGGAAAAACATTTAAAAAAATACGAGCGCGCCGGGCTTTTGGCTTCCGGCGTGGCGCTCGTGGGCGGAGGCGCGAACTTGCCGGGCATAGAAATTTTAGCGAGGGAGCGGCTTAAGCTCCACGCCAGAGTCGCCGAGCCGGAAAATTTGGGGGGGTTCAAAGAAAAAGTTAAAAATCCGGCCTGGTCGGTCGCTGTCGGCGCCGCGCTTACGGCTTTGGACCAAAATTCCAGCACCTCGCCATTTTTCCGCGGCCGCTCGGGTTCGCTCTTCCACTGGCTCCGCGCCTTTTTACCGTAG
- a CDS encoding rRNA maturation RNAse YbeY translates to MIEFKNLTKPHKDTKILKRLYNKIFSARRNFELSVVFAPPPFMRRLNRIYRNKNKTADVLSFLLEKNKGEIFLNFKKSNLPRLFTHGALHLLGFNHKTEKGYKIMRRKELKTLNILNLK, encoded by the coding sequence ATGATTGAGTTTAAAAACCTTACCAAACCCCACAAGGACACGAAAATTCTGAAACGGCTTTACAATAAAATATTCTCCGCGCGCAGAAATTTTGAATTAAGCGTCGTCTTCGCCCCTCCCCCCTTTATGCGGCGGCTAAACAGGATTTACAGAAACAAAAATAAAACCGCGGACGTGCTTTCGTTTTTGCTGGAGAAAAACAAGGGGGAAATTTTTTTAAATTTTAAGAAAAGTAATCTGCCGCGCCTCTTTACGCACGGCGCGCTCCATCTCTTGGGTTTTAACCACAAGACAGAGAAAGGATACAAAATAATGAGGAGGAAAGAATTAAAAACATTAAACATACTTAACTTAAAATAA
- a CDS encoding GatB/YqeY domain-containing protein — translation MAENLKSKIAEDQKSALKGGDAARLSALRMLAAAITGKEIELRKKDIGLSDDEVLGVISSEAKKRKDSIAEYKKGGREDLAKKEEVELKILQGYLPPELPDDELLRVVLAGIREAGAASETDFGKVMKIIMPTLKNKASGDRISETLKRELNKPA, via the coding sequence ATGGCGGAAAATTTAAAAAGTAAAATCGCGGAGGACCAAAAGAGCGCTCTAAAGGGCGGGGATGCGGCGCGCCTTTCCGCTTTGCGCATGCTGGCGGCCGCCATAACCGGCAAAGAAATTGAGTTGAGAAAAAAAGACATCGGCCTTTCCGACGACGAGGTGCTGGGCGTAATCTCATCCGAAGCCAAAAAAAGGAAAGATTCCATTGCCGAATACAAAAAGGGCGGCAGGGAGGATTTGGCAAAAAAAGAGGAAGTTGAGCTTAAGATACTCCAAGGATACCTGCCGCCGGAGCTTCCGGATGATGAGCTTTTGCGGGTTGTCCTTGCGGGCATACGGGAGGCAGGAGCCGCGTCCGAAACGGATTTCGGAAAGGTTATGAAAATAATTATGCCCACGCTCAAAAACAAAGCCTCGGGCGACAGAATCTCCGAAACGCTCAAGAGAGAGCTCAATAAGCCGGCATGA
- a CDS encoding 30S ribosomal protein S21: MVEVRKRENESAGSMLRRFAKIIQQSKFLARARAGRYYASPKSSYQKKREALRRIQWEKEIHRLRKLGKVQ, translated from the coding sequence ATGGTTGAAGTAAGAAAAAGAGAAAATGAATCGGCAGGAAGCATGCTTCGGCGCTTTGCGAAAATAATCCAGCAAAGCAAATTTTTGGCGCGCGCCCGCGCCGGCAGGTACTACGCCTCGCCTAAGTCAAGTTACCAAAAAAAACGCGAGGCCCTGCGCCGCATTCAATGGGAAAAAGAAATCCACCGCTTAAGAAAGCTGGGCAAAGTGCAGTAA
- a CDS encoding HIT domain-containing protein, protein MNDCIFCKIVKKEIPAEVLQETPDAVIIRDIHPSAPIHYLVVSKKHIPSIKEVGHENEVLIGHLIHIAKEGAEKLGLAGYKLVFNVGREGGQVIDHVHLHILGGWK, encoded by the coding sequence ATGAATGACTGCATATTTTGTAAAATCGTAAAAAAGGAAATCCCGGCGGAGGTGTTGCAGGAAACTCCGGACGCTGTTATCATCAGGGACATTCACCCTTCGGCGCCAATTCACTATTTAGTCGTTTCCAAAAAACATATCCCTTCTATTAAAGAAGTGGGACATGAAAACGAGGTCTTAATAGGACACTTAATACACATCGCTAAAGAGGGCGCGGAGAAGCTCGGGCTTGCGGGCTACAAACTGGTCTTTAACGTCGGCCGCGAAGGCGGGCAGGTAATAGACCACGTGCATCTGCATATTTTAGGCGGCTGGAAATAA
- the hisS gene encoding histidine--tRNA ligase has translation MPKKSKREIIRSPKGMHDILHGDIRYMEMILERAREIAEFYGFLPIKTPHLEQAGLFLRPLGETSDVVEKEMYTFRTKGGDFLALRPEGTAGIVRAYFENGMGSWPQPVKLYYEGAFFRHEKPQRGRFREFRQFGAEILGSDDAVLDALTIKIAYLILREIGFSAKDARLPDGQGPASGWKNDLLVHINSIGDKNCRPAYKKELTNYYRKKFNYLCKDCKRRLKDNPLRILDCKEKECAELKAQAPQMIERLCETCKTHFKSVLEFLDEGQIPYLLDNFLVRGFDYYGRTVFEIFLEEGKKQDGPEAAAGAAATALVGGGRYDDLASILGERPLPAVGMSLGMERIIHEMKRLEIAPAPHQEAKVFLIHIGPAAKKRSFNLMEELRAAGIKAGESISRDNLKTQLNIASKIGAKLALILGQKEAMDGSILIRDMEEGIQESVLQTKLIEKIKAKLKKK, from the coding sequence ATGCCGAAAAAATCAAAAAGAGAAATCATCCGCTCGCCGAAAGGAATGCACGACATCCTTCACGGAGACATCAGATACATGGAGATGATTCTGGAAAGGGCCCGCGAGATCGCCGAGTTTTACGGATTTTTGCCGATTAAGACCCCTCACCTGGAGCAAGCCGGGCTTTTTTTGAGGCCGTTGGGGGAAACCAGCGACGTCGTGGAGAAAGAAATGTATACGTTTCGCACCAAAGGCGGCGATTTTTTGGCGCTCCGGCCGGAGGGAACGGCTGGAATCGTGCGCGCGTATTTTGAAAACGGAATGGGCTCTTGGCCGCAGCCCGTGAAGCTTTATTATGAAGGCGCTTTTTTCAGGCACGAAAAGCCGCAGCGCGGGCGATTCCGCGAATTCCGCCAGTTCGGCGCGGAAATTCTGGGCAGCGACGACGCCGTTTTGGACGCGCTTACCATTAAAATCGCCTATCTTATTCTCCGCGAAATCGGATTTTCCGCCAAAGACGCCCGCCTGCCGGACGGGCAGGGACCAGCTTCTGGCTGGAAAAATGACCTTTTAGTTCACATAAACAGCATAGGGGATAAAAACTGCCGCCCTGCTTACAAAAAAGAGCTTACAAATTACTACCGAAAAAAATTCAACTATCTTTGCAAGGACTGCAAGCGCCGGCTCAAAGACAATCCGCTGCGCATTTTGGACTGCAAAGAAAAAGAATGCGCGGAGCTAAAAGCCCAGGCCCCGCAGATGATTGAGCGCCTTTGCGAAACGTGCAAAACGCATTTCAAATCCGTTTTGGAATTTCTGGACGAAGGGCAAATCCCCTACCTTTTGGACAACTTTCTGGTCAGAGGGTTTGATTATTATGGGCGGACGGTGTTTGAAATTTTTCTGGAAGAAGGGAAAAAACAAGATGGCCCGGAAGCGGCGGCCGGAGCGGCCGCTACGGCTCTGGTCGGAGGCGGAAGATACGACGACCTCGCATCAATTTTGGGAGAAAGACCCCTGCCCGCAGTCGGAATGAGTTTGGGCATGGAAAGGATTATCCACGAAATGAAGCGGCTGGAAATCGCCCCGGCGCCACACCAGGAAGCGAAAGTTTTTTTGATACACATCGGCCCCGCGGCCAAGAAGCGGAGCTTCAATCTTATGGAAGAGCTCCGCGCGGCGGGAATCAAAGCGGGAGAATCCATTTCGCGCGACAATTTAAAAACCCAGCTCAACATCGCCTCCAAAATCGGCGCCAAACTCGCTTTGATTTTGGGCCAAAAAGAAGCCATGGACGGCTCAATCCTCATCCGCGACATGGAGGAAGGCATCCAAGAATCGGTACTGCAGACCAAATTGATTGAAAAAATAAAAGCTAAACTCAAGAAAAAATAA
- the lepB gene encoding signal peptidase I, with protein MEERKENAIWEFIKVIVVSLAIVLPVRTYIAQPFIVSGASMEPNFHNGEYLIIDELTYEFRPPERGEVVVFRYPLNPSEFFIKRIVGLPKETVEIENGKISVNGAAFEEPYLENSLKTAPDIKIILDEGEYFVLGDNRPHSSDSRLWGALPKNKIMGRALLRLWPIAKAGFVTDQN; from the coding sequence ATGGAAGAACGAAAAGAAAATGCAATTTGGGAATTTATAAAAGTGATTGTCGTCTCCCTGGCCATAGTTTTGCCGGTGCGCACCTACATCGCCCAGCCGTTCATAGTTTCCGGGGCTTCCATGGAGCCGAATTTTCACAACGGCGAATATCTGATAATAGACGAGCTTACGTACGAATTCCGCCCGCCCGAGCGCGGAGAGGTTGTAGTGTTCAGGTATCCTTTGAACCCTTCGGAATTTTTCATAAAAAGAATCGTCGGCCTGCCGAAAGAAACGGTTGAAATAGAAAATGGAAAAATATCCGTAAACGGCGCCGCCTTTGAAGAGCCGTATCTTGAGAATTCGCTTAAAACCGCTCCTGACATTAAAATAATACTTGATGAAGGCGAATATTTCGTCTTGGGCGACAATCGTCCCCACAGCTCCGATTCCAGATTGTGGGGCGCACTGCCGAAAAATAAAATAATGGGGCGCGCGCTTTTGCGCCTTTGGCCGATAGCCAAGGCCGGATTTGTAACCGACCAAAATTAA
- a CDS encoding aminoacyl-tRNA hydrolase, which produces MIRLILGLGNPGAEYENTRHNAGRIAARHFAEKQDYPEFTYDKKSNSLVSKKGRTAVALPETFMNKSGSAAVKLIRPKKELKELVVIHDDLDLPLGRFKISYGKSSGGHKGVESIMRALKTKNFVRIRIGISPKRKPAQKEVMKFIVGKFKPAESEIFKKINKRVSDALEVMVNGSLESAMSQFN; this is translated from the coding sequence ATGATACGCTTAATTTTGGGCTTAGGCAACCCGGGCGCGGAATACGAAAATACAAGGCATAACGCCGGCAGAATTGCCGCCCGGCATTTCGCCGAAAAACAGGATTATCCCGAATTTACGTACGATAAAAAATCTAACTCCCTTGTTTCCAAAAAAGGGCGGACAGCGGTTGCTTTGCCGGAGACATTTATGAATAAATCGGGAAGCGCGGCGGTGAAATTAATCCGGCCAAAAAAGGAGCTAAAAGAACTGGTTGTGATTCACGACGACTTGGATTTGCCGCTGGGGCGGTTTAAAATTTCTTACGGCAAAAGTTCCGGCGGGCACAAGGGGGTGGAATCAATCATGCGCGCGCTTAAAACGAAAAACTTCGTCCGTATCCGCATTGGCATTTCGCCAAAAAGAAAGCCGGCGCAAAAGGAAGTGATGAAATTCATAGTCGGAAAGTTCAAACCGGCGGAGTCGGAAATTTTTAAGAAAATAAACAAGCGCGTATCGGACGCGCTCGAGGTTATGGTGAACGGCTCGTTAGAAAGCGCTATGAGCCAATTTAACTAG